In one Leptospira yasudae genomic region, the following are encoded:
- a CDS encoding DUF433 domain-containing protein: MNHPLLSRITLNPDVCHGKPTIRNQRYTVELILDLLSSGMSEGEIREDYPTLEREDILACLEYASNLVKIKSIYKASA, encoded by the coding sequence GTGAACCATCCATTGCTCAGTCGTATCACTTTGAATCCCGATGTTTGCCACGGTAAACCTACGATTCGAAATCAAAGATACACTGTAGAATTAATTTTGGATCTGCTTTCCTCAGGGATGAGCGAAGGCGAAATTAGAGAAGATTATCCGACTTTGGAAAGAGAAGACATTCTCGCCTGTCTGGAATATGCTTCCAACTTGGTGAAGATAAAATCGATTTATAAAGCTTCTGCATGA
- a CDS encoding DUF5615 family PIN-like protein produces MKFFVDAQLPPSLVQYLKDRDIEAWHTGDLPKKERTQDSEISAFCNERNLILITKDSDFLDSYLLRNEPRKLLSVTTGNIRNKDLILLFDQLMNTILIEFENNHWLELSNEGLIVH; encoded by the coding sequence ATGAAGTTCTTCGTCGATGCTCAGCTTCCACCGAGTCTCGTTCAATATCTCAAGGACCGCGATATAGAAGCATGGCATACGGGAGATCTTCCGAAAAAGGAAAGAACCCAGGATTCCGAAATTTCCGCTTTTTGCAATGAACGAAATTTAATTCTGATAACGAAGGACTCCGATTTTTTAGATTCTTATCTTTTAAGAAACGAACCGAGAAAGCTTCTCTCCGTTACGACCGGAAACATTCGGAACAAGGACTTGATTCTCCTTTTCGACCAATTGATGAATACGATTCTAATCGAGTTTGAAAACAATCACTGGCTGGAACTTTCCAACGAAGGGTTGATCGTTCATTAA
- a CDS encoding acyl-CoA dehydrogenase family protein: MSATKTAVDQATAKKALSVSAGVIEEVTKALAKRCSVNGKVSVDKMDENQLVQYQIAWLTSEQKIAEKFIEYAWDASRGTGDLEQEMAVVFAAETVNHVRSEISSRPSEYGIKASDLVSKIYNDEINQFLENAMAIQNYNEIADKIVAKGHFGAYGLDDDHEMFRETFKKFAEDVVMPHAEHVHRHDDIIPEDIIGGLKDMGCFGLCIPESYGGIQPNDKPDNLSMLVVTEELSRGGLGIAGSLITRPEIMSKALLKGGTQAQKDKWLPLLASGERMAGIMVTEPNYGSDVAGVSVTAKPVNGGWVINGVKTWCTFAGYANLLLILCRTESDPSLKHKGLSILLAEKPSFTGHEFTYTQPEGGKIEGKAIGTIGYRGMHSFEVSFDNYFVPAENLLGGEEGRGKGFYFQMEGFAGGRIQTAARAHGVMQAALEAALRYAQERAVFQKPIYEYNLTKYKIARMAVILQASRQFANHVANLLDDHKGQMEATLIKFYASKVAEWVTREAMQIHGGMGYAEEYAVSRYFVDARVFSIFEGAEEVMALRVIAKSLMDQYAAG, translated from the coding sequence ATGAGCGCAACTAAGACCGCCGTTGATCAAGCAACCGCGAAAAAAGCACTTTCCGTTTCTGCGGGAGTGATTGAAGAAGTTACAAAAGCCCTTGCAAAACGCTGCAGCGTAAACGGAAAAGTTTCCGTGGACAAGATGGACGAAAACCAACTCGTTCAGTATCAAATCGCTTGGCTTACTTCCGAACAAAAAATCGCAGAGAAATTTATTGAATACGCATGGGACGCTTCCCGCGGAACCGGCGACCTAGAACAGGAAATGGCGGTCGTGTTTGCGGCTGAAACCGTGAACCACGTTCGTTCCGAAATCAGTTCCCGTCCTTCCGAATACGGAATCAAAGCTTCCGATCTCGTTTCCAAAATCTACAACGACGAAATCAATCAATTCTTAGAAAACGCGATGGCGATCCAAAACTACAACGAGATCGCCGATAAGATCGTAGCAAAAGGCCACTTCGGCGCTTACGGTCTGGACGACGATCACGAGATGTTCCGTGAGACTTTTAAAAAGTTTGCGGAAGACGTGGTTATGCCTCACGCGGAACACGTTCATAGACACGACGATATCATTCCCGAAGACATCATCGGCGGACTCAAAGACATGGGCTGTTTCGGTCTTTGTATTCCCGAGTCTTACGGTGGAATTCAACCGAACGACAAACCGGATAATCTTTCCATGCTCGTCGTTACCGAAGAACTTTCCAGAGGCGGTTTGGGAATCGCGGGTTCTTTGATTACAAGACCGGAGATCATGTCTAAGGCTCTTCTCAAAGGCGGAACGCAGGCACAGAAGGACAAGTGGCTTCCTCTTCTCGCATCCGGAGAAAGAATGGCGGGTATCATGGTGACCGAACCGAATTACGGTTCCGATGTTGCCGGAGTTTCCGTCACCGCAAAACCCGTGAACGGCGGTTGGGTCATCAACGGCGTAAAAACTTGGTGTACATTCGCCGGTTACGCGAACCTTCTTTTGATTCTTTGCAGAACGGAATCCGATCCTTCCTTAAAACACAAAGGACTTTCCATTCTTCTCGCCGAGAAACCTAGCTTTACCGGTCACGAGTTTACTTACACACAACCCGAAGGCGGAAAGATCGAAGGAAAAGCGATCGGAACCATCGGCTACCGCGGTATGCACTCTTTCGAAGTTTCCTTCGACAACTACTTCGTTCCCGCAGAGAACCTGTTAGGCGGAGAAGAAGGCAGAGGAAAAGGTTTCTACTTCCAGATGGAAGGGTTTGCGGGAGGAAGAATCCAGACCGCAGCGCGCGCTCACGGTGTGATGCAGGCGGCTCTCGAAGCGGCTCTTCGTTACGCTCAAGAAAGAGCGGTGTTCCAAAAACCGATCTACGAATACAACTTAACCAAGTATAAGATCGCGAGAATGGCGGTGATTCTCCAGGCATCTCGTCAGTTCGCGAACCACGTTGCGAATCTTTTGGACGACCATAAAGGACAGATGGAAGCGACTCTGATTAAGTTCTACGCTTCTAAAGTTGCAGAGTGGGTAACTCGCGAAGCGATGCAGATTCACGGTGGTATGGGATACGCGGAAGAATATGCGGTTTCCCGTTATTTCGTGGACGCTCGCGTATTCTCGATCTTTGAAGGAGCGGAAGAAGTAATGGCTCTGAGAGTGATTGCGAAATCCCTCATGGATCAATACGCGGCAGGCTGA
- a CDS encoding adenylate/guanylate cyclase domain-containing protein: MKDILNWLSSPSSRELESKELIETLNQKIIEAGIPVWRFFTSIPTMHPEVMVRSLIWTRGEETQVVLIPHDGLQQQQYKDSPIFLIREGARDFIRCKLVGPDADLSYPICVDLREKGGTDYCIFVSVFGTNIRSAISWTTDAPGGFTDEQIESLNSIRSVLSLRLDLESRKFAVNELLEVYLGPNASKRVLSGEFMRGTGETIYAAILCADLRDFSSLSENNSPKRIVEVLDHYFELTAQPIQEEKGEILKFIGDAILAVFPAEENDPHKACLAALNAARKIQNSVTQWNAEHPETQIHLGMALNVGDVVYGNVGAKDRLDFTVIGNAVNQAFRVESLCKDFGKSILTTEEFANKAGKENFEFVGARNLKGITGERNIYSPRN, from the coding sequence ATGAAAGATATTCTGAATTGGTTGTCCAGTCCGTCGTCGAGGGAATTGGAATCCAAAGAACTTATAGAGACTTTAAATCAAAAAATTATAGAAGCTGGAATTCCGGTCTGGAGATTTTTCACGAGCATTCCCACGATGCATCCGGAAGTAATGGTTCGTTCTTTGATCTGGACCAGAGGGGAAGAAACACAAGTCGTGTTGATCCCTCACGACGGTCTTCAACAGCAACAATACAAAGATAGCCCGATCTTTCTGATTCGTGAAGGCGCGCGTGATTTTATCCGCTGCAAGTTGGTCGGGCCGGACGCCGACCTTTCCTATCCGATCTGCGTCGACTTACGGGAAAAAGGCGGAACCGATTACTGCATCTTCGTTTCCGTATTCGGCACCAATATTCGAAGCGCCATTTCTTGGACGACGGATGCGCCCGGAGGATTTACGGACGAACAGATCGAATCGCTGAATTCGATTCGAAGCGTTCTTTCACTGCGCTTAGATTTGGAATCCAGAAAGTTTGCGGTCAACGAATTGCTCGAAGTCTATCTCGGACCGAACGCATCCAAACGCGTCCTTTCGGGAGAATTCATGAGAGGAACGGGAGAAACGATTTACGCGGCGATTCTTTGCGCCGACCTGAGAGACTTTTCCTCCTTGAGTGAAAACAATTCTCCGAAACGAATCGTGGAAGTCCTCGATCATTATTTCGAACTTACCGCGCAACCGATCCAGGAAGAGAAAGGTGAAATTCTAAAATTTATCGGAGACGCGATTCTCGCCGTTTTTCCCGCCGAAGAGAATGATCCGCATAAGGCGTGTTTGGCGGCCTTGAACGCGGCTCGAAAAATCCAGAACTCTGTAACACAGTGGAACGCGGAACACCCCGAAACTCAGATTCATCTGGGAATGGCCCTGAACGTAGGCGACGTCGTTTACGGAAACGTAGGCGCTAAGGACAGACTCGACTTTACCGTAATCGGAAACGCGGTCAATCAAGCGTTTCGGGTTGAATCTCTTTGCAAGGATTTCGGAAAGAGCATTCTTACTACGGAAGAATTCGCAAACAAAGCGGGTAAGGAAAATTTCGAGTTTGTCGGCGCGAGAAACTTAAAAGGTATCACCGGAGAACGGAATATCTATTCTCCTCGGAACTGA
- a CDS encoding SDR family NAD(P)-dependent oxidoreductase codes for MNDSKQNGKDKPSIDEIQECIRFLESLTEKPELLTSIPEKERIALMIVAGKISRPDRNEIRIRNKTIKHSRRKEVVASEKKARALTGIRLARTATVFKAPLQIADQTDIWKSENAPELASPRNCYICKKEYTRLHFFYDAMCVECGDLNYKKRYQTASLYGQVALITGARLKIGYQATLMLLRAGATVIATTRFPVDAALRFSKEEDFSHWSDRLQIFGLDLRHTPSVELFASYIEQTVDRLDILINNAAQTVRRPPGFYSHMIQSELLEYKDIPKEAAQLLKLHRDCKERLTSFGGGNLANEAALPVSWNGKIPGVGIRSSAQLSQIPYSHDNSFELETVFPEGQLDADLQQVDLRKTNSWRLKLGEIQTSEMLEVQLVNAVAPFVLCNRLVGIMRRENTGQKHIVNVSAMEGKFHRFKKEDRHPHTNMAKAALNMLTHTSASDFAKDGIYMNAVDTGWVTDEDPIELSQRKQDLHDFQPPLDIVDGAARVCDPFFDGILTGKHWCGKFLKDYFPIDW; via the coding sequence ATGAACGATTCCAAACAAAACGGCAAAGACAAACCATCCATCGATGAGATACAGGAATGCATTCGCTTTCTCGAATCATTGACCGAAAAACCGGAATTGTTGACGTCGATTCCCGAAAAAGAACGCATCGCGTTGATGATCGTCGCCGGTAAAATTTCCCGTCCGGATCGGAACGAAATCCGAATTCGCAATAAAACGATCAAACACAGCAGAAGAAAAGAAGTCGTCGCTTCTGAAAAGAAAGCGCGTGCATTGACCGGAATCCGTTTGGCGCGGACCGCGACCGTATTCAAAGCACCTCTGCAAATCGCGGATCAAACCGATATCTGGAAAAGCGAAAACGCGCCCGAGTTAGCTTCACCACGAAATTGTTATATTTGTAAAAAGGAATATACGCGTCTTCATTTCTTTTACGATGCGATGTGCGTCGAATGCGGGGATTTGAACTATAAAAAAAGATATCAGACCGCTTCCTTATACGGACAAGTCGCCTTGATTACGGGCGCAAGATTAAAAATCGGCTATCAAGCGACGTTGATGCTGCTTCGCGCGGGGGCGACCGTGATCGCTACGACTCGTTTCCCCGTGGATGCGGCACTGCGTTTTTCCAAAGAGGAGGATTTTTCCCATTGGTCCGATCGTCTTCAAATTTTCGGATTGGATCTGAGGCATACTCCGAGCGTGGAATTGTTCGCAAGTTACATCGAACAAACCGTGGATCGTCTGGATATTTTAATCAATAACGCAGCGCAGACGGTTCGCAGACCTCCCGGCTTTTATTCCCACATGATTCAATCCGAATTATTAGAATATAAGGATATACCGAAAGAAGCCGCTCAGCTTTTGAAGTTGCATCGGGATTGCAAGGAACGTTTGACTTCTTTCGGCGGAGGGAATCTCGCAAACGAAGCGGCTCTTCCCGTCAGCTGGAACGGAAAAATTCCCGGGGTCGGCATTCGTTCTTCGGCGCAGCTTTCTCAGATTCCGTACTCTCACGATAATTCTTTCGAATTGGAGACGGTTTTTCCGGAAGGACAACTCGACGCCGATTTACAGCAGGTCGATCTGAGAAAAACGAACAGTTGGAGACTGAAACTCGGAGAAATTCAAACCTCCGAGATGCTCGAAGTTCAACTCGTCAACGCGGTCGCTCCCTTCGTTCTTTGCAATCGCCTCGTTGGCATTATGCGAAGAGAAAACACGGGACAAAAACATATCGTGAACGTCTCCGCGATGGAAGGAAAGTTTCATCGGTTTAAAAAAGAAGACAGACATCCTCATACCAACATGGCAAAGGCCGCGTTGAATATGCTCACGCACACGTCTGCGAGCGATTTTGCAAAAGACGGAATTTATATGAATGCCGTGGATACGGGTTGGGTGACCGACGAGGACCCGATCGAATTGTCCCAAAGAAAACAGGATCTGCACGATTTTCAACCGCCTCTGGATATCGTAGACGGGGCGGCGCGTGTTTGTGATCCGTTCTTTGACGGAATCTTAACCGGCAAACATTGGTGCGGTAAGTTCTTAAAGGATTACTTTCCGATCGATTGGTGA
- a CDS encoding UvrD-helicase domain-containing protein translates to MEKKVLYSEAQKAVIEENTRFVQVVAAAGSGKTSTMVGIIERILVENLFPEESVLVLTFSRKAAGEISERILRATGKDSIRVQTFHAYCLYALSRWHPKFKVQKPKILPPEDKILFYREYLKSKRDEVGGIPYELFWAENVPYIREYFPELKKNLEFAYQNYKKENGFLDFEDLVRMFLEGLENEEAWTFEPKRTLRKIIVDEFQDTDSEQLEFLKLLSQSASITVVGDDSQSIYGFRGCSPFAFLNFQKLFQPCRIHFLNVNYRSLPEIIRASAIPIGKNREKIEKEVLPARAGKGLAGRIPIEEVSDLIPFLIRSLEPAENDVKILCRSNFRIAEYVRAGVPEDFLMTIHASKGLEFHTVFVDVADGWNAKPDSPLELLEEERRILYVGLSRAKNRLLILGPAKKTRRETIESEFFETFKKLKTIEPEDL, encoded by the coding sequence GTGGAAAAGAAGGTTTTATACAGCGAGGCCCAAAAAGCGGTCATCGAAGAAAATACGAGATTCGTTCAAGTCGTAGCCGCGGCCGGTTCGGGTAAAACGAGCACGATGGTCGGAATCATCGAACGAATTTTAGTCGAAAACTTATTTCCGGAAGAATCCGTTCTGGTCTTGACGTTTTCCAGAAAAGCCGCAGGAGAAATTTCGGAACGAATCTTACGAGCCACCGGAAAGGATTCGATCCGAGTTCAGACGTTTCACGCCTATTGTTTGTATGCGCTCAGCCGTTGGCATCCGAAGTTTAAAGTTCAAAAACCGAAGATCCTTCCGCCGGAGGATAAGATTCTATTTTATCGGGAATATCTGAAATCGAAACGGGACGAAGTCGGCGGAATTCCTTACGAGCTTTTTTGGGCGGAGAATGTTCCTTATATTCGGGAATATTTTCCGGAATTGAAAAAGAATCTCGAGTTCGCTTATCAAAATTACAAAAAGGAAAACGGTTTTTTGGACTTTGAGGATTTGGTGAGAATGTTTTTGGAAGGTCTGGAAAACGAAGAAGCGTGGACGTTCGAACCGAAACGAACGCTTCGAAAAATCATCGTGGACGAGTTTCAAGATACGGACTCGGAACAACTCGAGTTCTTAAAACTCCTTTCTCAAAGCGCTTCGATTACGGTCGTCGGAGACGATTCTCAAAGTATATACGGATTTCGAGGTTGTTCTCCATTCGCTTTTTTGAATTTTCAAAAGTTATTTCAACCTTGTAGGATTCATTTCTTGAACGTAAACTATCGATCTCTTCCCGAAATCATTCGTGCTTCCGCGATCCCCATCGGAAAAAACCGTGAAAAAATCGAAAAGGAAGTTCTTCCGGCGCGCGCAGGAAAGGGACTCGCGGGAAGAATTCCGATCGAAGAAGTTTCGGACTTGATTCCCTTTTTGATTCGATCGCTCGAACCGGCCGAGAACGACGTTAAAATTCTATGTCGTTCGAACTTTAGAATTGCTGAATATGTTCGAGCCGGTGTTCCCGAAGATTTCCTGATGACGATACACGCGAGCAAGGGTTTGGAATTCCACACCGTTTTTGTGGACGTGGCCGACGGATGGAACGCAAAACCGGATTCTCCTTTGGAGCTGCTCGAAGAGGAAAGAAGAATTTTGTATGTCGGTTTATCGCGAGCGAAGAATCGTCTGTTGATTTTGGGTCCCGCGAAAAAAACGAGAAGGGAAACGATCGAAAGCGAATTCTTCGAAACCTTTAAGAAACTGAAAACGATCGAGCCGGAGGATTTGTGA
- a CDS encoding DedA family protein encodes METLKFFLDFFLNLEAHLDTIIQTYQNGTYVILFLIIFAETGLVVTPFLPGDSLLFAVGAFIARGSLDLGSTLVLLIIAAILGDTVNYSVGNFTGEKILEKEKIPLIKKEHLQKAHRFYEIYGGKTIIIARFIPIIRTFAPFVAGIGTMTYVKFIAYNVIGAIVWISIFILGGYYFGNLEFIKRNFKIVIFAIIIISVMPAVIEYWKERRKGRV; translated from the coding sequence TTGGAAACCCTTAAGTTTTTTCTCGATTTCTTTTTAAACCTGGAAGCGCACTTGGATACGATCATTCAAACGTATCAAAACGGCACTTACGTCATTCTATTCTTGATTATCTTTGCGGAAACCGGTTTGGTCGTTACGCCTTTCCTTCCCGGAGATTCCCTTCTTTTTGCGGTCGGCGCGTTTATCGCGAGAGGCTCCCTCGATTTGGGGAGTACGCTCGTCCTTCTCATCATCGCCGCGATTTTGGGCGATACGGTCAATTATTCTGTGGGGAACTTTACCGGAGAAAAGATATTAGAAAAAGAGAAAATACCTTTGATCAAAAAGGAACATCTCCAAAAAGCCCATCGATTTTACGAAATTTACGGCGGTAAAACGATCATCATCGCTCGATTTATTCCGATAATCCGCACGTTCGCCCCTTTCGTCGCGGGAATCGGAACCATGACATATGTTAAGTTTATCGCATATAATGTGATCGGCGCAATCGTTTGGATCTCGATTTTTATCCTCGGCGGGTATTATTTTGGGAACTTAGAATTCATAAAAAGAAATTTTAAAATTGTAATATTCGCAATTATTATTATTTCTGTCATGCCTGCGGTAATCGAATACTGGAAGGAAAGAAGAAAGGGTAGGGTTTAA
- a CDS encoding DUF1577 domain-containing protein, with product MEYLQKTKREMDIITSIEQKNHVITKYLLEKELTFKIDPFDRKAVIKKILEGGEKILVQLSNVEDSPEDNYFILYMILAKYIQIECILLQKLEKSIFALKVDKLAIARKNRNAQRFPVKPGSVYITNVVSSKTVIEANMFNIPTLVKVSFEDYKNRLKQRTKDVVNIDTFRPGLDRKFEIVKKTFKYLLIENTQDANSYKSDTQGRINYEREVDDDLTSCFKKYKDQKIISELIVPIIYTNHQDEQIPIGYFLIQSKDRNLTEAYAKEIQVQAKDMVERIKESNTMKTTERFQILEASKDGIKVKIDHPHLIETLPKQDAFVFDIFFKMQAPFTVQGLIRWFTKDANNHLILGIELSGKSDLPGERARYESNINLLSKSQI from the coding sequence ATGGAATATTTACAGAAAACCAAACGAGAAATGGATATCATAACGTCCATCGAGCAAAAGAATCACGTCATCACAAAGTATCTTTTAGAAAAAGAACTCACGTTCAAAATCGATCCCTTTGACCGCAAAGCGGTAATTAAAAAAATTCTGGAAGGCGGAGAAAAGATTCTCGTACAGTTATCGAACGTAGAGGATTCTCCCGAAGACAACTACTTCATTCTTTATATGATTCTCGCGAAATACATTCAAATCGAATGTATCCTTCTTCAAAAATTGGAAAAATCGATTTTCGCTTTGAAGGTGGATAAACTCGCGATCGCAAGAAAGAATCGAAACGCGCAGAGATTTCCGGTTAAACCCGGTTCCGTCTATATCACGAACGTAGTCTCTTCCAAAACCGTGATCGAAGCGAACATGTTCAACATTCCGACCCTGGTGAAAGTGAGCTTTGAGGATTATAAAAATCGTCTCAAACAAAGAACGAAGGATGTCGTGAACATCGATACGTTTCGACCGGGTCTCGATCGAAAATTCGAAATCGTTAAAAAGACATTCAAATATCTTCTGATCGAAAACACGCAGGACGCGAACTCGTACAAAAGCGATACGCAGGGAAGAATCAACTACGAACGGGAAGTAGACGACGATTTAACGTCTTGTTTCAAAAAATACAAGGATCAGAAAATTATTTCCGAACTGATCGTGCCGATCATCTATACGAATCATCAGGACGAACAGATTCCCATCGGATACTTTCTCATTCAGAGCAAGGATCGGAATCTTACCGAAGCTTATGCAAAGGAAATTCAAGTCCAAGCCAAGGATATGGTGGAACGAATCAAAGAATCCAACACGATGAAAACCACGGAACGGTTTCAGATTTTAGAGGCTTCCAAAGACGGGATCAAAGTAAAAATCGATCATCCGCATCTGATCGAAACTCTCCCGAAACAAGACGCCTTCGTGTTCGATATCTTCTTTAAGATGCAGGCTCCGTTTACCGTTCAGGGTTTGATCCGTTGGTTTACCAAGGATGCAAACAATCATCTCATTCTCGGAATCGAATTAAGCGGAAAATCAGATCTTCCCGGAGAACGCGCTCGTTACGAATCCAATATCAATCTTTTGAGCAAGAGTCAAATCTAA
- a CDS encoding carbonic anhydrase, translating into MNILQSLPRVSWDDLKHDISSGLVVFLIALPLCIGIAFASGAPIISGLIGGIVGGIVVSMISKSPLSVSGPAAGLTVVVYDSIQTLGNFNDFLLALCIAGVFQIILGFLKAGILSNFFPSSVVKGMLAAIGAVLILKQIPHAVGYDMDYEGDMDFFQRDRENTFSEIWTAFARFTPGAVLLFTVSISVILFWEKLKLHKKFLIHGSLVAILAGVLLNEVLRSFGFAIAVGPDHLIQPIRLESVADLVRDDYFPNLSQWKNQAIYIVAVKICVVASLETLLNLDAIEKSDPQRRIVSKNRELVAQGTGNLFSAILGGLPITSVVIRSSANLQAGARTRFSSFLHGLLILVSLILIPTWIAKIPLASLAAVLLVVGYKLTDYKTLKAQYKKGTDQFLPFMATLIGIVFSDILIGIGIGALFSIFFIMRRNILNPYEFNKKDMAFGVEVKIDLSEDVSFLNKSSMLYKLEKVPNNAHLIIDGSKSKYIDPDVLEIIEDFKIVAESRNIKLEIIDVTSSYEKIKNKPLDVVAQQDYQRLFDNNRIWVEEKLAKDPDYFKNLALGQAPQYLLISCSDSRISVNEMTGTSAGELFVHRNIANLVIDTDMNLMSVLQYSVEVLKVKHIVVCGHYGCGGVKAAIDGKYHGLIDAWLRNIKQVYRINRKELSAILDENEKHERLVELNVREQVYNLCMTTIVQNAWAQGNDLQLHGWVYDIKEGKILDLHINIDKDFRDYDIFRYQFETK; encoded by the coding sequence ATGAATATTCTACAATCACTACCCCGTGTTTCCTGGGACGACTTGAAACACGATATATCTTCGGGCTTGGTCGTCTTTTTAATCGCGCTTCCTCTTTGTATCGGAATCGCCTTCGCATCGGGCGCTCCGATCATCTCCGGTTTGATCGGAGGTATCGTCGGAGGTATCGTCGTTTCCATGATCAGCAAGTCGCCTTTATCGGTCAGCGGTCCGGCGGCCGGATTGACGGTAGTCGTTTACGATTCGATCCAGACGCTCGGAAATTTTAACGATTTTCTTTTAGCGCTCTGCATCGCGGGAGTCTTTCAAATCATATTAGGTTTTTTGAAAGCTGGAATTCTCAGTAATTTTTTCCCCTCTTCGGTCGTGAAAGGGATGTTGGCGGCGATCGGTGCTGTTCTGATACTGAAGCAGATTCCCCACGCGGTCGGTTACGATATGGACTACGAAGGGGATATGGACTTTTTTCAGAGGGATCGGGAAAATACGTTTTCCGAAATCTGGACCGCTTTTGCACGGTTTACTCCCGGCGCTGTTTTATTGTTCACGGTTTCGATTTCTGTAATCCTGTTTTGGGAAAAGCTGAAGCTTCATAAGAAATTTCTAATTCACGGTTCTTTGGTCGCGATTTTAGCGGGCGTTTTGTTAAACGAAGTCTTACGTTCGTTCGGTTTTGCGATTGCGGTAGGTCCGGACCATTTGATTCAACCGATTCGTTTGGAAAGCGTCGCCGATCTTGTCCGGGACGATTATTTTCCGAATCTTTCTCAATGGAAGAATCAGGCGATTTACATAGTCGCGGTCAAGATCTGCGTCGTGGCGAGCTTGGAAACCCTGCTGAATTTGGATGCGATCGAAAAGAGCGATCCTCAAAGGAGAATTGTTTCCAAAAACCGGGAGTTGGTCGCGCAGGGAACCGGAAACCTATTCTCCGCGATCCTTGGAGGACTTCCGATCACATCCGTGGTTATTCGAAGTTCGGCGAATTTACAAGCGGGTGCAAGAACGAGATTTTCCTCGTTTCTGCACGGTTTATTGATTCTCGTTTCTCTCATTCTGATTCCGACTTGGATCGCAAAAATTCCGTTGGCTTCTTTGGCAGCGGTTTTGTTGGTCGTCGGTTATAAACTTACGGATTACAAAACTCTCAAGGCCCAGTATAAAAAAGGAACGGATCAATTTCTTCCTTTTATGGCGACTTTGATCGGAATCGTTTTTTCGGACATTCTAATCGGTATCGGAATCGGGGCTCTGTTTTCCATCTTCTTTATTATGAGAAGAAACATTCTCAATCCGTACGAGTTCAACAAAAAGGATATGGCTTTCGGAGTCGAAGTGAAGATCGACCTTTCCGAGGACGTTTCCTTTCTGAACAAGTCGAGCATGTTGTATAAACTCGAAAAAGTTCCGAATAACGCGCATTTGATTATCGACGGTTCCAAGTCCAAATACATCGACCCGGACGTTTTGGAGATCATCGAAGACTTCAAGATCGTCGCCGAGTCGCGCAACATCAAACTGGAAATCATCGACGTGACTTCTTCGTATGAGAAGATCAAAAACAAACCGCTGGACGTCGTCGCTCAACAGGATTATCAAAGGCTCTTTGATAACAATCGGATCTGGGTCGAAGAAAAGCTTGCGAAAGATCCCGATTACTTTAAGAATCTTGCGTTGGGCCAAGCGCCTCAATATCTTTTGATTTCCTGTTCGGATAGTAGAATTTCCGTTAACGAAATGACCGGCACGAGCGCGGGAGAACTTTTCGTTCACAGAAACATCGCCAATCTCGTGATCGATACGGATATGAACTTGATGTCCGTTCTTCAATACTCTGTCGAAGTTCTTAAAGTGAAACATATCGTCGTTTGCGGACATTACGGATGCGGCGGAGTGAAGGCCGCTATCGACGGAAAGTATCACGGTCTGATCGACGCTTGGCTCCGAAACATCAAACAAGTGTATCGCATCAATCGGAAGGAGCTTTCGGCGATTTTAGACGAGAACGAAAAACACGAACGCCTCGTAGAACTCAACGTGCGGGAGCAAGTTTACAATCTTTGTATGACAACGATCGTCCAAAACGCATGGGCGCAAGGAAACGATCTGCAGCTTCACGGTTGGGTCTATGATATCAAGGAAGGGAAGATTCTCGATCTGCACATAAACATCGATAAGGATTTTCGGGATTACGATATTTTCCGTTATCAATTCGAAACGAAATAA